The proteins below are encoded in one region of bacterium:
- a CDS encoding penicillin-binding protein: MRAKILYSLMLAAAGLLLTAMIIFFVVLSDLPYLPRDLRSLVFARPTEIYAADGTLVQRLGGRTYVTLDKISPNFLNAVIATEDGGFYRHSGIDKLGLLRGAYRSLTGHPLQSGSTITQQLSKYLFFSFQKSFGRKLKEILISLQLEATFSKREILEAYCNLVYFGGAAHGVEDAARQYFNKSAADLTVPEAAMLAGILNSPQKLNPFSHFDNAKTRQRLVLYRMAKEGYLSEAQRQQAAADSIHLSKQRSFGNDFIDYVISEAQARYGREPVQYGGLRIYTTLDPVLQAIAEQEVEAGALKLEAELDSTGLPLQAALVALAVPTGEVKALVGARRYVPAAFNRAVEANRHVGSCIKPFVYLTALEQLRVTPRTLVYDTLTTLRDANNRPYRPRNFDRRYHGEMVLKAALMQSLNVISAQLTAEVTPAKVVETARRMGISTPIDEVISLALGTAGMSPLELAAAYAVIANNGVYHRPVLIKRVEDVNGVVLDREYSFGETRFDARVTYQMLDMMRGVIEGGTGRGIRALGFTAPVAGKTGTSTEYTDAWFTGFTTSLATSVWVGYDRDAQMRTRDGRGVDGGRGAVPIWAGFMKRATALYPARDFTIPPGLKTVYVNPEKGWEVIKPEDGLQLIVPEDAAGGMYR; encoded by the coding sequence ATGCGAGCCAAAATCCTCTATAGTCTGATGCTGGCGGCGGCCGGCCTGCTGCTCACGGCTATGATCATCTTTTTCGTGGTCCTGAGCGACCTGCCTTATCTGCCCCGCGATTTGCGCAGCCTGGTGTTTGCCCGACCGACCGAGATCTACGCCGCCGACGGCACGCTGGTGCAGCGGCTGGGCGGCCGCACTTATGTCACGCTCGACAAGATCAGTCCCAATTTTCTCAATGCCGTGATCGCCACGGAAGACGGCGGCTTTTACCGGCACAGTGGCATCGACAAGCTCGGTTTGCTGCGCGGCGCCTATCGCAGCTTAACCGGTCATCCGCTGCAGAGCGGTTCGACCATCACCCAGCAACTCTCGAAATACCTCTTTTTCAGCTTTCAAAAAAGTTTCGGCCGCAAGCTCAAGGAGATTCTCATCAGCCTGCAGCTCGAAGCGACGTTCAGCAAGCGGGAAATTCTCGAGGCCTACTGTAATCTTGTCTATTTTGGCGGCGCGGCGCACGGCGTGGAAGACGCGGCGCGGCAATACTTCAACAAGTCCGCTGCTGATCTGACCGTGCCGGAGGCGGCCATGCTCGCCGGCATCCTCAACTCGCCGCAGAAGCTCAATCCCTTCTCCCATTTTGACAACGCCAAGACGCGGCAGCGGCTGGTGCTTTACCGGATGGCGAAGGAGGGTTATCTCAGCGAGGCGCAACGGCAGCAGGCAGCGGCGGATTCGATTCACCTTTCCAAACAGCGCTCGTTCGGCAATGATTTCATCGATTATGTGATCAGCGAGGCGCAGGCGCGCTACGGCCGCGAGCCGGTGCAATACGGCGGCTTGCGCATCTACACCACGCTCGATCCCGTGCTGCAGGCCATCGCCGAGCAGGAAGTCGAAGCCGGCGCGCTCAAATTGGAGGCCGAACTGGATTCCACTGGCCTGCCGTTGCAGGCGGCGCTGGTGGCGCTGGCGGTGCCGACCGGCGAAGTCAAGGCGCTGGTGGGGGCGCGGCGCTATGTGCCCGCGGCGTTCAATCGCGCCGTGGAAGCGAACCGCCACGTCGGCTCGTGCATCAAACCGTTTGTCTATCTGACGGCGCTCGAGCAACTGCGGGTGACGCCGCGCACGCTCGTGTATGACACGCTCACCACGCTGCGTGATGCCAACAACCGGCCCTATCGCCCGCGCAATTTCGATCGCCGCTATCACGGTGAGATGGTGCTGAAAGCAGCGCTGATGCAATCGCTCAATGTCATTTCAGCGCAGTTGACAGCCGAAGTCACGCCCGCAAAAGTCGTGGAAACCGCGCGGCGTATGGGCATTTCCACGCCGATTGATGAAGTGATTTCACTCGCGCTCGGCACGGCCGGCATGTCGCCGCTGGAGCTGGCCGCCGCGTATGCCGTGATTGCCAACAACGGCGTTTATCACCGGCCGGTGCTGATCAAGCGCGTCGAGGACGTCAACGGCGTGGTGCTGGATCGGGAGTACAGTTTCGGCGAGACCCGGTTTGATGCGCGCGTGACGTATCAAATGCTCGATATGATGCGCGGCGTGATCGAAGGCGGCACCGGCCGCGGCATTCGCGCGCTCGGCTTCACCGCGCCGGTCGCCGGCAAAACCGGCACCAGTACGGAGTACACCGATGCCTGGTTCACCGGCTTCACCACTTCGCTGGCCACTTCGGTTTGGGTGGGATACGATCGCGATGCGCAAATGCGCACGCGTGACGGCCGCGGGGTGGATGGCGGTCGCGGCGCCGTGCCGATCTGGGCCGGTTTCATGAAACGCGCCACTGCGCTTTATCCGGCGCGCGATTTCACCATACCGCCGGGGTTGAAGACCGTCTATGTGAATCCGGAAAAAGGCTGGGAAGTGATCAAACCGGAGGACGGATTACAACTGATCGTGCCGGAAGATGCCGCCGGCGGCATGTATCGCTGA
- a CDS encoding tetratricopeptide repeat protein: MIPRHDPSDRSLETAAPHRGTGVSHRKGSGLVAGGMLALLFGLVRVVAADEAGSLFNQANQHYQAGQYAEAAAAYEKIIALGRENWQVYYNLGNAYFKQRQPGMAILNYERALRLNRRNDDIRFNLELANLAIIDRIPQPPVALVVAWGQTALNFFSIQQVALAGLILWILLFAGLAANLLARRRIWQLAGRRLAWVAATGVLVLAVIFAAQLYQQRTSRYGIVLQRRVIVHTSPAADATEAFILHEGAKVQLQELSGTWARIRLADGKVGWLPQAAVGVI, encoded by the coding sequence ATGATTCCCCGGCACGATCCTTCCGATCGCAGTCTCGAGACGGCTGCGCCGCACCGCGGGACAGGTGTCAGCCACCGCAAGGGCAGCGGCCTTGTGGCCGGCGGAATGCTGGCGCTGCTGTTCGGGCTTGTGCGCGTCGTTGCTGCGGATGAAGCCGGCAGCCTGTTCAACCAAGCCAATCAACATTATCAAGCCGGACAGTACGCCGAGGCGGCAGCAGCGTATGAAAAAATCATCGCGCTCGGCCGGGAAAACTGGCAGGTTTACTACAATCTCGGCAATGCCTACTTCAAGCAGCGGCAGCCCGGCATGGCGATTCTCAACTATGAGCGGGCGCTGCGCCTCAATCGCCGCAATGACGATATTCGCTTCAATCTCGAACTGGCCAATCTCGCGATCATCGATCGCATTCCGCAACCGCCGGTTGCGCTGGTCGTGGCCTGGGGCCAGACCGCCCTCAATTTTTTTTCGATTCAGCAAGTGGCGCTGGCCGGCCTGATTCTTTGGATTCTCCTGTTCGCCGGTTTGGCGGCAAATCTTCTCGCCCGCCGGCGAATCTGGCAGCTTGCCGGCCGGCGATTGGCCTGGGTCGCGGCTACGGGCGTGCTGGTGCTGGCCGTGATTTTTGCCGCGCAGCTTTATCAGCAGCGCACCTCGCGTTATGGCATCGTGCTGCAGAGACGCGTCATTGTGCATACTTCGCCGGCCGCGGACGCCACCGAGGCTTTTATTCTGCACGAGGGCGCGAAAGTGCAATTGCAAGAGCTGAGCGGCACTTGGGCGCGCATTCGGCTGGCGGATGGCAAAGTCGGCTGGCTGCCGCAAGCGGCAGTGGGCGTGATTTGA